In the genome of Kitasatospora cathayae, one region contains:
- a CDS encoding OsmC family protein, with protein sequence MATIRTARTAWEGDLLHGKGQVTFASSGIGEYPVSWAARAEEPNGKTSPEELIGAAHSACFSMALTNGLTKAGNPPTKLDTRADVTFQPGTGITGVHLTVTGEVPGLDEAGFVKAAEDAKANCPVSQALTGTTITLTAKLA encoded by the coding sequence GTGGCAACCATCCGCACCGCCCGCACCGCCTGGGAGGGCGACCTCCTCCACGGCAAGGGGCAGGTGACCTTCGCCTCCTCCGGGATCGGCGAGTACCCCGTCTCCTGGGCGGCCCGCGCCGAAGAGCCCAATGGCAAGACCAGCCCCGAGGAGCTCATCGGGGCCGCCCACTCCGCCTGCTTCTCGATGGCCCTCACGAACGGCCTGACCAAGGCCGGCAACCCGCCCACCAAGCTGGACACCCGGGCCGACGTCACCTTCCAGCCCGGCACCGGCATCACCGGCGTCCACCTGACCGTCACCGGTGAGGTCCCCGGTCTGGACGAGGCCGGCTTCGTGAAGGCCGCCGAGGACGCCAAGGCCAACTGCCCGGTCAGCCAGGCCCTGACCGGCACCAC
- a CDS encoding chorismate mutase, with translation MTDQPTTPDAGVTEGIEDSVRAELTSLRESIDNIDAAVVHMLAERFKATQRVGRLKAEHKLPPADPARERDQIKRLRELAAGAKLDPVFAEKFLNFIIAEVIRHHEAIARS, from the coding sequence ATGACGGACCAGCCCACGACCCCCGACGCCGGCGTGACCGAGGGGATCGAAGACTCGGTACGGGCGGAGCTGACCAGCCTGCGCGAGAGCATCGACAACATCGATGCGGCGGTGGTCCACATGCTGGCCGAGCGCTTCAAGGCGACCCAACGGGTCGGTCGGCTCAAGGCCGAGCACAAGCTGCCGCCGGCGGACCCGGCGCGGGAGCGGGACCAGATCAAGCGGCTGCGGGAGCTGGCTGCCGGGGCCAAGCTCGACCCGGTCTTCGCGGAGAAGTTCCTGAACTTCATCATCGCCGAAGTGATCAGGCACCACGAGGCCATCGCCCGGTCCTGA
- the lepB gene encoding signal peptidase I → MAVNLPGTSGGAPSEPAESGVPAARDAQNTPQAPRGPSSPHENGPHSGNGPYNRRGPHEHAARGDAPGGRAGARRRADGSRGRKARRAGRRPRPWWVELPVMAAVGLVVALLIKTCLFQVFTIPSGSMENTLRIGDRVGVNKLAPLTGWKPEQGQPVVFKDPGNWLPPQPVDPNPFTNAVSSVLSFVGLVPPKDDNYLVKRVIATGGQTVQCAGTTLTVDGRKVDEPYLHPGDDSCAGMDFGPVKVPSGYIWVEGDHRSDSADSRWHRQGPGGGAVPVGNVVGPVSAVVWPVSHLDWFGWTGR, encoded by the coding sequence ATGGCGGTGAACCTGCCCGGAACGTCCGGCGGAGCTCCCAGCGAACCCGCCGAATCCGGCGTACCAGCCGCCCGGGACGCCCAGAACACCCCGCAGGCCCCGCGCGGCCCGAGCAGCCCGCACGAGAACGGTCCGCACAGCGGGAACGGTCCGTACAACCGGCGCGGTCCGCACGAGCATGCCGCCCGGGGGGACGCACCCGGAGGCCGGGCCGGGGCGCGCCGCCGGGCCGACGGTTCGCGCGGTCGCAAGGCCCGTCGGGCCGGGCGCCGTCCCCGGCCGTGGTGGGTCGAGCTGCCGGTGATGGCGGCGGTCGGGCTGGTGGTCGCGCTGCTGATCAAGACCTGCCTGTTCCAGGTCTTCACCATCCCGTCCGGGTCGATGGAGAACACCCTGCGGATCGGCGACCGGGTCGGGGTGAACAAGCTCGCGCCGCTGACCGGCTGGAAGCCGGAGCAGGGGCAGCCGGTGGTGTTCAAGGACCCGGGGAACTGGCTGCCGCCGCAGCCGGTCGACCCGAACCCGTTCACCAACGCCGTGAGCTCGGTGCTGAGCTTCGTCGGGCTGGTGCCGCCGAAGGACGACAACTACCTGGTCAAGCGGGTCATCGCGACCGGCGGCCAGACCGTGCAGTGCGCGGGCACCACGCTGACCGTCGACGGCAGGAAGGTCGACGAGCCGTACCTGCACCCCGGTGACGACTCCTGCGCGGGCATGGACTTCGGCCCGGTGAAGGTGCCCTCGGGCTACATCTGGGTCGAGGGCGACCACCGCAGCGATTCGGCGGACTCCCGCTGGCACCGGCAGGGCCCGGGCGGCGGCGCCGTGCCGGTGGGCAACGTGGTCGGCCCGGTGTCGGCCGTGGTGTGGCCGGTCAGTCACCTCGACTGGTTCGGCTGGACCGGCCGCTGA
- a CDS encoding EamA family transporter, which translates to MHRSTASPTHPSGRTLGLGLALVSAFAFGGSGTAAKPLIEAGLSPLHVVWLRVTGAAVALLPVAYRHRDAVLRRPGLLLGFGLLAVAGVQACYFAAISRIPVGVALLIEYLGPPLLIGYVRFVQRKPISRGAAVGAGVAVAGLACVVEVWNGLGFDALGVLFALGAACCQVGYFLLADAGRRGERPVDPLAVSAYGLLIGAVLLTVLTRPWQADWSLLGGSVVMNGQSLPALVPAAWMVLIATVLAYLTGVVSVGYLSPPVAGVVANLEAVVATVLAWVLLGEHLGLPQVAGGLLVLAGAFAAQTSKPSAVEAGAEPGTGAGAVVSGATASSAMAARERVGAGDPGVSGRSSRTSRGD; encoded by the coding sequence GTGCACAGATCAACGGCCTCGCCCACCCACCCTTCGGGCAGAACCCTCGGCCTCGGCCTCGCGCTGGTCTCCGCCTTCGCGTTCGGTGGCTCCGGTACCGCGGCCAAGCCGCTGATCGAGGCCGGACTCTCCCCCCTGCACGTGGTCTGGCTCCGGGTCACCGGTGCGGCCGTGGCCCTGCTGCCGGTCGCCTACCGGCACCGGGACGCCGTCCTGCGCCGCCCCGGCCTGCTGCTCGGCTTCGGCCTGCTCGCCGTGGCCGGCGTCCAGGCCTGCTACTTCGCCGCGATCTCCCGCATCCCGGTCGGCGTCGCCCTGCTCATCGAGTACCTCGGGCCGCCGCTGCTGATCGGCTACGTCAGGTTCGTGCAGCGCAAGCCCATCAGCCGGGGCGCGGCCGTCGGCGCCGGCGTCGCGGTGGCCGGGCTGGCCTGCGTGGTGGAGGTCTGGAACGGCCTCGGCTTCGACGCGCTGGGCGTGCTGTTCGCCCTCGGCGCGGCCTGCTGCCAGGTCGGCTACTTCCTGCTCGCCGACGCCGGCCGCCGGGGCGAGCGCCCGGTCGACCCGCTGGCCGTCAGCGCGTACGGGCTGCTGATCGGCGCCGTCCTGCTCACCGTCCTCACCCGGCCCTGGCAGGCCGACTGGAGCCTGCTCGGCGGGTCCGTGGTGATGAACGGGCAGAGCCTGCCCGCCCTGGTCCCGGCCGCCTGGATGGTGCTGATCGCGACCGTGCTCGCCTATCTGACCGGCGTGGTCTCCGTCGGGTACCTCTCGCCGCCGGTCGCCGGGGTGGTGGCCAACCTGGAGGCGGTGGTCGCCACGGTGCTCGCCTGGGTCCTGCTCGGCGAGCACCTCGGGCTGCCGCAGGTCGCGGGCGGCCTGCTGGTGCTGGCGGGCGCCTTCGCCGCGCAGACGAGCAAGCCGTCGGCGGTGGAGGCGGGGGCTGAGCCTGGGACAGGGGCAGGGGCTGTTGTCTCCGGGGCCACTGCTTCCAGTGCCATGGCGGCCCGGGAGCGGGTGGGCGCCGGCGACCCCGGGGTCAGCGGCCGGTCCAGCCGAACCAGTCGAGGTGACTGA
- a CDS encoding transglycosylase domain-containing protein — protein sequence MFRNAQSGRRTPSIGLRPVKRLKRSTTTAPGGRKPRRPKRTGWRRLIPTWRMTLLGFATALLLGVGLFALGVALVKVPDAHAAATAQSNTWLYADGSVITRTGQTNRQNVGLDKVSPAAQHAALAAEDRNFYNEGAVNVQGLVRAALNTAKGEGTQGGSTITQQYVKNTYLNQKQSITRKVKELFISMKVDATESKDDILSGYLNTSYYGRGAYGIQAAAQAYFGIDASALNPAQGAYLATLLNAPSAYDVATATPAGKQNAVNRWNYVMDGMVKEGWISADERARTTFPDVKDPQPNPGLSGQSGYLVDAATQYLTSNNVISETELAKGGYTIKLSIDPTRQQALQDSVQAQLHDTLNPDKRKKDAAAQAGAVSVDPKTGAVVALYGGVDYVKHYVDNATRRDYQAGSTFKAIALAAAFENDAKTQDGRTVTPHTIYDGTSGRKVRGGKGTPYAPPNEGDRSYGQISLQQATDWSVNSAFAQLAQDTGLQKVKDTGIALGLPGNTPGLDPVPSIPLGAATPSVLDMAGVYATLDNGGKQITPWLVQSVDRGGEAVALPAHKTTQAISADTANQVTSMLQGVVSDPGGTGWRAKALGRPVAGKTGTTDDQKSVWFVGYTPELVTSVALFGQDPATGAQVSLSGVGGIDGAAGGQYPAQIWTSYMKAALKGQPVSDFPTPADDGDSSGATDLPTTPSTPSGTPSTSATPSTGAGNQGDTSGANSSGGTGSGSGAGPGAGSGSGSGGNGTGSATGPTGQPTTQPTSRPTGRPTSRPTPTTQPTTGPTGQPTTQPTGGTDALTGAGAAAGG from the coding sequence TTGTTCCGAAACGCCCAGAGCGGCCGCCGCACGCCGTCGATCGGCCTCCGGCCGGTCAAGCGGCTCAAGCGCTCCACCACCACGGCACCCGGCGGCAGGAAGCCGCGCCGCCCCAAGCGCACCGGCTGGCGCCGGCTGATACCCACCTGGCGGATGACCCTGCTCGGCTTCGCCACGGCGCTGCTGCTCGGGGTCGGCCTGTTCGCGCTCGGCGTCGCGCTGGTGAAGGTCCCGGACGCGCACGCCGCCGCGACGGCGCAGAGCAACACCTGGCTGTACGCCGACGGCTCGGTGATCACCCGCACCGGCCAGACCAACCGGCAGAACGTCGGCCTGGACAAGGTCTCCCCCGCCGCCCAGCACGCCGCGCTGGCCGCCGAGGACCGCAACTTCTACAACGAGGGCGCCGTCAACGTCCAGGGCCTGGTCCGGGCAGCCCTCAACACCGCCAAGGGCGAGGGCACCCAGGGCGGCTCCACCATCACCCAGCAGTACGTGAAGAACACGTACCTGAACCAGAAGCAGTCGATCACCCGCAAGGTGAAGGAACTCTTCATCTCGATGAAGGTGGACGCCACCGAGAGCAAGGACGACATCCTCTCCGGCTACCTCAACACCTCCTACTACGGCCGCGGCGCGTACGGCATCCAGGCCGCCGCCCAGGCGTACTTCGGCATCGACGCCTCCGCGCTCAACCCGGCCCAGGGCGCCTACCTGGCCACCCTGCTGAACGCCCCGAGCGCCTACGACGTGGCCACCGCGACCCCGGCGGGCAAGCAGAACGCCGTCAACCGCTGGAACTACGTCATGGACGGAATGGTCAAGGAGGGCTGGATCTCCGCCGACGAGCGGGCCAGGACCACCTTCCCGGACGTCAAGGACCCGCAGCCCAACCCGGGCCTGTCCGGCCAGTCCGGCTACCTGGTGGACGCGGCCACCCAGTACCTCACCTCGAACAACGTCATCAGCGAGACCGAGCTGGCCAAGGGCGGCTACACGATCAAGCTGAGCATCGACCCGACCCGCCAGCAGGCCCTGCAGGACTCCGTCCAGGCGCAGCTGCACGACACCCTGAACCCGGACAAGCGGAAGAAGGACGCGGCCGCCCAGGCCGGCGCCGTCTCGGTGGACCCGAAGACCGGCGCGGTCGTCGCCCTGTACGGCGGCGTCGACTACGTGAAGCACTACGTCGACAACGCCACCCGGCGCGACTACCAGGCCGGTTCGACCTTCAAGGCGATCGCGCTGGCCGCCGCCTTCGAGAACGACGCCAAGACCCAGGACGGCCGGACCGTCACCCCGCACACGATCTACGACGGCACCAGCGGCCGCAAGGTCCGCGGCGGCAAGGGCACCCCGTACGCGCCGCCGAACGAGGGCGACAGGAGCTACGGCCAGATCAGCCTCCAGCAGGCCACCGACTGGTCGGTCAACTCGGCCTTCGCCCAGCTCGCGCAGGACACCGGGCTGCAGAAGGTCAAGGACACCGGCATCGCCCTGGGCCTGCCCGGCAACACCCCGGGGCTGGACCCGGTGCCGTCCATCCCGCTCGGTGCGGCCACCCCGAGCGTGCTCGACATGGCCGGCGTCTACGCCACGCTGGACAACGGCGGCAAGCAGATCACCCCGTGGCTGGTGCAGTCGGTGGACCGGGGCGGCGAGGCCGTGGCGCTGCCCGCGCACAAGACCACCCAGGCGATCAGCGCGGACACCGCCAACCAGGTCACCTCGATGCTCCAGGGCGTGGTGAGCGACCCGGGCGGCACCGGCTGGCGAGCCAAGGCACTGGGTCGTCCGGTGGCGGGCAAGACCGGTACCACCGACGACCAGAAGTCCGTCTGGTTCGTCGGCTACACCCCCGAGCTGGTCACCTCGGTCGCGCTGTTCGGCCAGGACCCGGCCACCGGCGCCCAGGTCAGCCTGAGCGGCGTCGGCGGGATCGACGGCGCGGCGGGCGGCCAGTACCCGGCGCAGATCTGGACCAGCTACATGAAGGCCGCGCTCAAGGGCCAGCCGGTGAGCGACTTCCCGACCCCGGCGGACGACGGCGACTCCTCGGGCGCCACCGACCTGCCGACCACCCCGAGCACGCCGAGCGGCACCCCGTCGACCAGCGCCACGCCGAGCACCGGCGCGGGCAACCAGGGCGACACCTCGGGCGCGAACTCCTCGGGCGGCACGGGTTCCGGCTCCGGTGCCGGCCCAGGTGCCGGCTCCGGTTCCGGTTCCGGCGGGAACGGCACCGGGTCGGCCACGGGCCCGACCGGGCAGCCGACCACCCAGCCCACCTCGCGGCCCACCGGCCGGCCGACCTCCCGGCCGACGCCGACCACCCAGCCGACCACGGGCCCGACCGGGCAGCCGACCACCCAGCCCACCGGCGGGACGGACGCGCTTACGGGGGCCGGGGCGGCGGCCGGGGGCTGA
- a CDS encoding alpha/beta fold hydrolase: MPTGPTSPAVRACFLRIDGVPLHVRTEGSGPVCLLTGGLGSSWFDWDLVVPFLTPYRTVVRFDRPGYGLSAAEPATGRPAPTAAGEAERIRAVLDGLGLGGPCTLVGHSLAGFHVEALARLHPERAAGLVLVDASVEPQARPHPAPAARDLAARALAGAATALAVPYLLGPTARRMTARLSTVRREDLAPAPLVRHCYRTGRALRAMLRENWRYLDMAAELEELRRTRPLREDLPVTVLAADDGCRTGRTESWLARQRELATLLGADYRTTAPAGHLVMFDRPDAVASAVLDTG, translated from the coding sequence GTGCCCACCGGCCCGACCAGCCCCGCCGTCCGGGCGTGCTTCCTGCGCATCGACGGCGTCCCGCTGCACGTCCGCACCGAGGGCAGCGGCCCGGTCTGCCTGCTCACCGGCGGTCTCGGCAGCAGCTGGTTCGACTGGGACCTCGTCGTCCCCTTCCTCACCCCCTACCGCACCGTCGTCCGCTTCGACCGGCCCGGTTACGGGCTGAGCGCCGCCGAGCCGGCCACCGGGCGGCCCGCCCCGACGGCGGCCGGGGAGGCCGAGCGGATCCGCGCGGTGCTGGACGGCCTCGGCCTCGGCGGGCCCTGCACCCTGGTCGGCCACTCGCTCGCCGGCTTCCACGTGGAGGCCCTCGCCCGGCTGCACCCCGAGCGGGCCGCCGGGCTGGTCCTGGTCGACGCCAGCGTCGAACCGCAGGCCCGCCCCCACCCGGCCCCCGCCGCACGGGACCTGGCGGCCCGGGCGCTGGCGGGCGCCGCGACCGCCCTCGCCGTGCCGTACCTGCTCGGCCCGACCGCCCGCCGGATGACCGCCCGGCTGTCCACCGTCCGCCGCGAGGACCTCGCCCCGGCGCCGCTGGTCCGGCACTGCTACCGCACCGGCCGGGCCCTGCGCGCGATGCTCCGGGAGAACTGGCGCTACCTCGACATGGCCGCCGAGCTGGAGGAACTGCGGCGCACCCGGCCGCTGCGCGAGGACCTGCCGGTCACCGTGCTGGCCGCCGACGACGGCTGCCGGACCGGCCGCACCGAGTCCTGGCTGGCCCGGCAGCGGGAGCTCGCGACGCTGCTCGGGGCCGACTACCGGACCACGGCCCCGGCCGGGCACCTGGTGATGTTCGACCGCCCGGACGCGGTGGCCTCCGCCGTACTGGACACGGGCTGA
- a CDS encoding GOLPH3/VPS74 family protein — protein MTSSDPRPLAEELLLLCADPASGHLRSPTAFPTAIAGAVLAELQLTGTITVEDRRITAFRPSGDHDELAARVLTELERAGKSRRRTTLDHALATLRYRSGPRRYLDRLTEQGVLTVRTPGFLGLPRRRWTAVRPDAGALIAERVAATLARTADSGPTTGSEQRDHQLAGLIGTTHLERRLYPGTAGEPTRRAVRQLAHSLPVPQAVNRAAARRRRAMSS, from the coding sequence ATGACCTCCTCCGACCCCCGCCCGCTGGCCGAGGAACTGTTGCTGCTCTGCGCCGATCCGGCGTCCGGGCACCTGCGCTCCCCGACCGCCTTCCCGACCGCGATCGCGGGCGCCGTCCTCGCCGAGCTGCAGCTGACGGGCACCATCACCGTCGAGGACCGCCGGATCACCGCCTTCCGGCCGTCCGGCGACCACGACGAACTCGCCGCCAGGGTGCTGACCGAGCTGGAACGGGCGGGCAAAAGCCGCCGCCGGACCACCCTCGACCACGCGCTGGCCACGCTCCGCTACCGCAGCGGCCCCCGGCGGTACCTGGACCGGCTGACCGAGCAGGGCGTGCTCACCGTCCGCACCCCCGGTTTCCTCGGACTGCCACGCCGCCGCTGGACCGCCGTCCGGCCGGACGCCGGGGCGCTGATCGCCGAACGCGTGGCGGCGACGCTCGCCCGGACCGCCGACTCCGGCCCGACCACCGGCTCGGAGCAGCGGGACCACCAGCTGGCCGGGCTGATCGGGACGACCCACCTGGAGCGCCGGCTCTACCCGGGAACGGCGGGCGAGCCGACCCGGCGCGCGGTGCGGCAGCTCGCCCACAGCCTGCCGGTCCCCCAGGCCGTGAACCGGGCCGCGGCCCGGCGGAGAAGGGCGATGAGCAGTTGA
- a CDS encoding dipeptide ABC transporter ATP-binding protein produces MTTAVETPLLAVRDLRVDFAGPHGPVPAVRGVDLTLRRGETLGIVGESGSGKSVTALSVLGLLPGTARVGGSVRLDGRELVGLPGKELAAIRGRRVAMVFQDPLSAFTPVYRIGDQIAEAVRVHQPVDKATARRRAAELLDLVGIPAPDRALDSFPHEFSGGMRQRAMIAMAIANEPDILLADEPTTALDVTIQAQVLDVLRTAREETGAALVLVSHDLGVIAGAADRVAVMYAGRVVETAGVDELFAAPRHPYTLGLIGALPRLDGRGGPLVPIPGAPAPMAELPPGCPFAARCPLAEERCSTAEPPLSAEPRLSGEPPLSGEPPLSAEPPLSGDEGHQAACVRSAELAERRPAPSEVYPVPELPAGPSGGDRSGRTPVLSVSGLGKTFPLLKGTVFKRKVGEVYAVDGVELDLREGETLGLVGESGSGKSTTLFELLKLGAPETGRIELLGRDTAELTRTEVQRLRAELQIVFQDPMASLDPRMPVGDVVAEPLRAQRTPREEIARRVPELLRQVGLDPEHAVRYPHQFSGGQRQRISIARALAVRPKLLVLDEPVSALDVSIQAGVLNLLQRLKAELGLSYLFVSHDLSVIRHLADRVSVMYLGRTVEQGEVSAVFDRPRHPYTRALLSAVPLPDPAAERARARILLAGDPPSPTERRTGCAFRTRCPLYAGLRDATARARCERERPTLDGFDGVDQQAACHHPQ; encoded by the coding sequence GTGACCACCGCCGTCGAGACCCCGCTGCTCGCCGTCCGGGACCTGCGGGTGGACTTCGCCGGCCCGCACGGCCCGGTGCCCGCCGTCCGCGGGGTGGACCTCACGCTGCGCCGCGGCGAGACCCTCGGCATCGTCGGCGAGTCCGGCTCCGGGAAGTCCGTCACCGCGCTGTCGGTGCTCGGGCTGCTGCCGGGCACCGCCCGGGTCGGCGGCTCGGTCCGCCTCGACGGCCGGGAACTGGTCGGCCTGCCCGGGAAGGAGCTCGCCGCGATCCGCGGCCGCCGGGTCGCCATGGTCTTCCAGGACCCGCTGTCCGCCTTCACCCCGGTCTACCGGATCGGCGACCAGATCGCCGAGGCGGTCCGGGTGCACCAGCCGGTCGACAAGGCCACCGCCCGCCGCCGGGCCGCCGAACTCCTCGACCTGGTCGGCATTCCGGCCCCCGACCGGGCCCTGGACAGCTTCCCGCACGAGTTCTCCGGCGGCATGCGCCAGCGCGCGATGATCGCCATGGCCATCGCCAACGAGCCCGACATCCTGCTCGCCGACGAACCCACCACCGCCCTGGACGTCACCATCCAGGCCCAGGTGCTGGACGTGCTGCGCACCGCCCGGGAGGAGACCGGCGCGGCCCTCGTCCTGGTCAGCCACGACCTCGGGGTGATCGCCGGTGCGGCCGACCGGGTCGCCGTGATGTACGCGGGCCGGGTGGTCGAGACCGCCGGCGTGGACGAGCTGTTCGCGGCCCCGCGCCACCCCTACACGCTCGGCCTGATCGGCGCGCTGCCCCGGCTGGACGGGCGCGGCGGTCCGCTCGTACCCATCCCCGGCGCCCCGGCGCCGATGGCCGAACTGCCGCCCGGCTGCCCGTTCGCCGCGCGCTGCCCGCTGGCGGAGGAGCGCTGCTCGACGGCGGAGCCTCCGTTGAGCGCGGAGCCTCGGTTGAGCGGGGAGCCTCCGTTGAGCGGGGAGCCTCCGTTGAGCGCGGAGCCTCCGTTGAGCGGGGACGAGGGGCACCAGGCCGCCTGCGTGCGGTCGGCGGAGCTGGCCGAACGGCGGCCCGCGCCGAGCGAGGTGTACCCCGTGCCCGAGCTGCCGGCCGGCCCCTCCGGCGGGGACCGCTCCGGACGGACCCCGGTGCTGTCGGTGAGCGGGTTGGGAAAAACGTTCCCGCTGCTCAAGGGAACGGTGTTCAAGCGCAAGGTCGGCGAGGTCTACGCGGTGGACGGCGTGGAACTGGACCTGCGGGAGGGCGAGACCCTCGGCCTGGTCGGGGAGTCCGGCTCGGGCAAGTCCACCACGCTGTTCGAACTGCTGAAGCTGGGCGCCCCGGAGACCGGCCGGATCGAACTGCTCGGCCGCGACACCGCCGAACTCACCCGGACCGAGGTCCAGCGGCTCCGGGCCGAACTGCAGATCGTGTTCCAGGACCCGATGGCCAGCCTCGACCCCCGGATGCCGGTCGGCGACGTCGTCGCCGAACCCCTGCGTGCCCAGCGCACCCCGCGCGAGGAGATCGCCCGCCGGGTACCCGAACTGCTGCGCCAGGTCGGCCTCGACCCGGAGCACGCCGTCCGCTACCCGCACCAGTTCTCCGGCGGGCAGCGCCAGCGGATCTCCATCGCCCGGGCGCTCGCCGTCCGGCCGAAGCTGCTGGTGCTGGACGAACCGGTCTCCGCCCTGGACGTCTCGATCCAGGCCGGCGTGCTCAACCTGCTGCAACGGCTCAAGGCCGAGCTCGGGCTGTCCTACCTGTTCGTGTCGCACGACCTCTCGGTGATCCGGCACCTCGCCGACCGGGTCAGCGTGATGTACCTCGGACGCACGGTCGAGCAGGGCGAGGTCTCCGCCGTCTTCGACCGACCCCGCCACCCCTACACCCGGGCCCTGCTCTCCGCCGTCCCGCTGCCCGACCCGGCCGCCGAGCGCGCCCGCGCCCGCATCCTGCTGGCCGGGGACCCGCCCTCCCCCACCGAGCGCCGCACGGGCTGCGCCTTCCGCACCCGCTGCCCGCTCTACGCCGGGCTCCGGGACGCGACGGCCCGGGCGCGGTGCGAGCGGGAGCGGCCGACGCTCGACGGCTTCGACGGGGTGGATCAGCAAGCGGCCTGCCACCACCCGCAGTGA
- a CDS encoding ABC transporter permease: MTVVAAEPASSSTPAGRPRATGRGRLVLARLLAARGAVAGTVLILLLFALAFGGPYLTPWDYATPDFTALHQPPSAAHWFGTNGVGQDVFAQTVRGLQKSLIIGLLVALFSTVLASLVGACAGYFGGWTDRALMFLVDLMLVFPSFLIITVLSPRLRGSGWIAFVLLLALFNWMITARVVRSMTVSLREREFVRAARFMGVRPLRIISRHVLPNVASFLIVDATIAVGGAVMSETALSYFGFGVRPPDVSLGTLLAAGTTEAPVFPWMFYFAAGLLVLFVLAVNLVGDGLRDALDPTAGGAPRRARRSRRSWRKPK; the protein is encoded by the coding sequence ATGACCGTCGTCGCTGCCGAACCCGCATCTTCCTCCACTCCCGCCGGACGGCCGCGGGCCACCGGGCGGGGCCGGCTCGTACTGGCCCGGCTGCTCGCCGCCCGCGGCGCCGTCGCCGGCACCGTCCTGATCCTGCTGCTGTTCGCGCTCGCCTTCGGCGGCCCGTACCTGACGCCCTGGGACTACGCCACCCCCGACTTCACCGCGCTGCACCAACCCCCCTCCGCCGCGCACTGGTTCGGCACCAACGGGGTCGGCCAGGACGTGTTCGCCCAGACCGTCCGCGGGCTGCAGAAGTCGCTGATCATCGGCCTGCTGGTGGCCCTGTTCTCCACCGTGCTGGCCTCGCTGGTCGGCGCCTGCGCCGGCTACTTCGGCGGCTGGACCGACCGGGCGCTGATGTTCCTGGTCGACCTGATGCTGGTCTTCCCCAGCTTCCTGATCATCACCGTGCTCTCGCCCCGGCTGCGCGGCAGCGGCTGGATCGCCTTCGTGCTGCTGCTCGCCCTGTTCAACTGGATGATCACCGCCCGGGTGGTCCGCTCGATGACCGTCTCCCTGCGCGAGCGCGAATTCGTCCGCGCCGCACGGTTCATGGGCGTCCGGCCACTGCGGATCATCAGCCGGCACGTCCTGCCGAACGTCGCCTCCTTCCTGATCGTCGACGCCACCATCGCGGTCGGCGGCGCGGTGATGAGCGAGACCGCGCTCTCCTACTTCGGCTTCGGCGTCCGGCCGCCGGACGTCTCGCTCGGCACCCTGCTCGCCGCCGGGACCACCGAAGCCCCGGTGTTCCCCTGGATGTTCTACTTCGCGGCCGGGCTGCTGGTGCTGTTCGTGCTCGCCGTCAACCTGGTCGGGGACGGGCTGCGCGACGCCCTCGACCCCACCGCCGGGGGCGCTCCCCGTCGCGCCCGTCGGTCCCGTCGTTCGTGGAGGAAGCCCAAGTGA
- a CDS encoding ABC transporter permease, translating into MLRYLAKRLSYYAALLIAAVFLAYAISASALQPRTYFDAKVPRPSAESVERQLTALNLNDRTPVVERFGHWAGGLLHGDLGRTIHDTPVNDDFGRRVWVSLRLLLIGSLLGAVLGVAAGAWSAVRQYRISDRVLTVLSFVLLSTPVFLVALFLKNGAIAAKDAAGHEVVPFTGYETPGLAGGLGAHLADWALHLLLPTVSLALGGLATYSRYQRGTMLDVLGSDYLRTAEAKGLTRRRALLKHGLRTAVIPMSTMFAYSFLGIFTGAIFTETIFGWHGMGEWLIQSINEQDVNSVVAINLFTAVVVLASGFLADTLHAALDPRVRS; encoded by the coding sequence ATGCTCCGCTACCTGGCGAAGCGCTTGAGCTACTACGCGGCGCTGCTGATCGCCGCCGTGTTCCTGGCGTACGCGATCTCCGCGAGCGCCCTGCAGCCGCGCACCTACTTCGACGCCAAGGTCCCCCGCCCGTCCGCCGAATCGGTCGAGCGCCAGCTCACCGCGCTCAACCTGAACGACCGGACCCCGGTCGTCGAACGCTTCGGCCACTGGGCCGGCGGCCTGCTCCACGGCGACCTCGGCCGGACCATCCACGACACCCCGGTCAACGACGACTTCGGCCGCCGGGTCTGGGTCTCGCTGCGGCTGCTGCTGATCGGCAGCCTGCTCGGCGCGGTCCTCGGCGTCGCCGCCGGGGCGTGGAGCGCCGTGCGCCAGTACCGGATCTCCGACCGGGTGCTCACCGTGCTGTCCTTCGTGCTGCTCTCCACCCCGGTCTTCCTGGTCGCGCTGTTCCTCAAGAACGGCGCGATCGCCGCCAAGGACGCGGCCGGCCACGAGGTCGTCCCGTTCACCGGCTACGAGACCCCCGGACTGGCCGGCGGCCTCGGCGCCCACCTCGCCGACTGGGCGCTGCACCTGCTGCTGCCCACCGTCTCGCTCGCCCTCGGCGGCCTCGCCACCTACAGCCGCTACCAGCGCGGCACCATGCTCGACGTGCTCGGCTCCGACTACCTGCGCACCGCCGAGGCGAAGGGCCTCACCCGCCGCCGGGCCCTGCTCAAGCACGGGCTGCGCACCGCCGTGATCCCGATGTCGACCATGTTCGCCTACAGCTTCCTGGGCATCTTCACCGGCGCGATCTTCACCGAGACGATCTTCGGCTGGCACGGCATGGGCGAGTGGCTGATCCAGTCGATCAACGAACAGGACGTCAACTCGGTGGTGGCGATCAACCTGTTCACCGCCGTCGTCGTGCTCGCCTCCGGCTTCCTGGCCGACACCCTGCACGCCGCCCTCGACCCGCGCGTGCGGTCCTGA